In Paenibacillus sp. FSL M7-0420, a single genomic region encodes these proteins:
- a CDS encoding macrolide family glycosyltransferase, with protein sequence MARCVFFINPFYGHINPTLSLVKELVNSDEEVIYYSLNKFKDLVEGAGAIYKEYHKRYGNSIFNWDRIDDPAKERGDNRLLEYHYGKHSFIFTDSCKQIVDDFVEQLADIKVDYIIYDYFDAVWGKQVALKLGIPAISTVPSFAISKKMVERISDEQFQNQYLRLSGMQAGELGGGSKRTLELVEQTIRFKYRQRDFSIYDYGNSELLNIVFTSKYFQPYGEAFDDTFAFVGASVEHRDGEYPFSIEFPDDRQLIYISLGTTKANENEHFYQDCIKAFSGMEVNVLMSVGDNIDIHSLGEVPENVIVRQSAPQLQVLEHAALFITHGGMNSVTEALHYEVPMLLFPQHGDQYANASRVIELGAGIILEGNAPNFHEQIREAALAVLEDGIYKYNAGQISETLRSSGGVKKAVGKITILKEQGIISI encoded by the coding sequence ATGGCAAGGTGCGTATTTTTCATTAATCCTTTTTACGGGCATATCAACCCCACGCTAAGCCTGGTAAAGGAGTTGGTAAACAGCGATGAAGAAGTAATCTATTATTCACTGAACAAATTCAAAGACTTGGTTGAGGGTGCGGGGGCAATCTACAAGGAATATCACAAAAGGTATGGGAATAGCATTTTCAATTGGGATCGAATAGATGACCCTGCCAAGGAGAGAGGAGATAACCGTTTACTGGAATACCATTATGGAAAACACTCTTTTATCTTCACAGACTCCTGTAAGCAGATCGTTGATGATTTTGTTGAACAACTGGCAGACATCAAGGTGGATTATATTATATACGATTATTTTGATGCAGTGTGGGGCAAACAGGTTGCCCTTAAATTGGGTATACCAGCGATTTCTACGGTTCCATCCTTTGCTATAAGCAAAAAGATGGTAGAACGGATCAGTGATGAACAATTCCAGAACCAGTATTTACGCTTATCGGGAATGCAAGCCGGGGAACTTGGGGGCGGATCGAAAAGAACGCTCGAACTGGTAGAGCAGACCATAAGGTTTAAGTATAGGCAAAGAGATTTTTCCATATACGATTACGGCAATTCCGAATTGCTTAATATTGTGTTTACCTCGAAATATTTTCAGCCATACGGTGAAGCGTTTGACGATACCTTTGCCTTTGTTGGAGCGTCGGTTGAGCACAGAGACGGGGAATACCCATTCTCTATCGAATTCCCCGATGATAGGCAATTGATTTATATTTCGTTAGGGACAACCAAGGCAAATGAAAATGAACATTTTTATCAGGATTGCATTAAGGCTTTTAGCGGGATGGAAGTAAATGTTCTGATGTCGGTCGGTGACAATATTGACATCCACTCGTTAGGAGAGGTACCTGAGAATGTTATCGTCAGGCAGTCTGCACCGCAGCTTCAAGTATTGGAACATGCGGCACTCTTTATTACCCACGGTGGGATGAACAGCGTGACTGAGGCACTGCACTATGAAGTGCCGATGCTGTTATTCCCGCAGCATGGAGACCAGTATGCCAATGCGAGCCGTGTAATCGAATTAGGTGCAGGAATCATCCTGGAAGGAAATGCCCCGAATTTTCATGAACAGATCAGAGAAGCGGCCTTGGCCGTACTCGAAGACGGCATATATAAATATAATGCCGGACAAATATCGGAAACTTTGCGAAGCTCAGGAGGAGTTAAAAAGGCTGTGGGAAAAATCACTATCTTGAAAGAGCAAGGAATTATTTCAATATAA